From Coturnix japonica isolate 7356 chromosome 1, Coturnix japonica 2.1, whole genome shotgun sequence, the proteins below share one genomic window:
- the PDGFB gene encoding platelet-derived growth factor subunit B → MCPQPARPEAGMNFGVVFAVILSLPLARLEGDPVPEDIYDILGGSSVRSISDLQRALQIDSVEEDSSSSSLDLNATQPSQNHVSLVRERRSLDALAAAEPAVLAECKTRTVVFEISRDMVDSTNANFVVWPPCVEVQRCSGCCNNRNVQCRPMQIRVRHVQVNKIEFVQKKPVFKKVVVPLEDHVQCQCEAVSRPPPRSSRPAPREQRRFSPSFTTAVISQRKRVRRPPVQKRKHKKYKHVNDKKVLKEILIA, encoded by the exons ATGTGCCCACAGCCGGCAAGGCCTGAAGCCGGCATGAATTTCGGCGTGGTCTTCGCCGTCATCCTCTCCCTGCCCCTGGCCCGCCTGGAG GGGGACCCCGTACCCGAAGATATTTATGACATTTTGGGTGGCAGCTCCGTGCGCTCCATCAGTGACCTCCAGCGCGCCCTGCAGATAGACTCCGTAG AGGAGGACAGCTCTAGCTCTAGCCTTGACCTGAATGCAACTCAGCCCAGCCAAAACCATGTGTCCCTGGTTCGAGAGAGGCGAAGCCTTG atgctctggcagcagcagagccagctgtCCTCGCCGAGTGCAAGACGCGGACGGTGGTCTTTGAGATCTCCCGTGACATGGTGGACAGCACCAACGCCAACTTCGTGGTGTGGCCACCCTGCGTGGAGGTACAGCGGTGCTCCGGCTGCTGCAACAACCGCAACGTGCAGTGCCGTCCCATGCAGATTCGTGTCCGGCATGTCCAG GTGAACAAAATCGAGTTTGTCCAGAAGAAGCCAGTATTCAAAAAAGTCGTCGTGCCTTTGGAGGACCATGTGCAGTGCCAGTGTGAAGCGGTGTCCCGGCCGCCCCCCAGGAGCAGCCGACCCGCACCCCGTGAGCAGAGAC GCTTCTCGCCGTCGTTCACCACAGCTGTCATCTCCCAGAGGAAGCGGGTACGCCGGCCACCagtgcagaagagaaaacacaagaaatacaAGCATGTTAATGATAAGAAAGTGCTGAAAGAAATCCTCATAGCATAG